One Thiocapsa bogorovii DNA segment encodes these proteins:
- a CDS encoding aminotransferase class V-fold PLP-dependent enzyme: protein MPGRTVPNCFVTGDPTNRLPNTSNIAFEYIEGEAILLLLNKLGIAASSGSACTSGSLEPSHVMRAMGIPFTAAHGTTRFSLSRYNRMEEIDRVIEAVPPIVAKLRKLSPYWSDTGPVSDPAAAFAPAYA from the coding sequence TTGCCAGGCCGCACTGTCCCCAATTGCTTCGTGACGGGCGACCCGACCAACCGCCTGCCCAACACCAGCAACATCGCCTTTGAATACATCGAGGGCGAGGCGATCCTCCTGCTGCTGAACAAACTCGGCATCGCCGCCTCGAGCGGCTCCGCCTGCACCTCCGGTTCGCTCGAGCCCTCCCACGTGATGCGCGCGATGGGGATCCCTTTTACCGCCGCCCACGGCACCACACGCTTCTCCCTCTCGCGCTACAACCGCATGGAGGAGATCGACCGAGTCATCGAAGCCGTGCCGCCGATCGTCGCCAAGCTGCGCAAGCTCTCGCCCTATTGGTCCGACACGGGTCCTGTATCCGATCCGGCCGCCGCTTTCGCACCGGCCTACGCCTGA
- a CDS encoding sensor histidine kinase → MTRASTQADPRPADPRPAGIAQHGDCPEPTAEATWIHVIRKMDETYADLIRHQSELEEKNSALEDAQQFIASVLASMTDVLIVCDVQGRIQQVNRALETLTGWSEADLRGRPFLALLAEHCLPMASSFAQQIRAEAIHDCELALKGVDEEVPLAVNCTSRYDHRGRLVGMVLIGRPVGELRRAYRDLAQAHDDLKRAQGRLVNAEKMASLGRLVAGVAHELNNPISFVYGNVHALSRYRERLLRYCAAVDASGPSTELQALKAELRIERLLADLDPLIKGTLEGAERVRDLVQDLRCFSSGQQGESTRFDLVHLVRTAVHWVTKGERREIETTLDLPDTVTIQGHPGQIHQVLMNLVQNALDAMRDNTQPPRLSITAGQEETTAWLSVRDNGPGIDEQDLSRIFDPFFTTKPVGQGTGLGLSISYSIVADHRGNLTAENHPDGGAEFRLELPLSRDAMPETGPNQDAP, encoded by the coding sequence ATGACGCGCGCCTCCACCCAAGCCGATCCCCGCCCCGCCGACCCGCGTCCCGCGGGCATCGCACAGCACGGCGATTGCCCCGAGCCGACGGCAGAGGCGACCTGGATCCATGTCATCCGAAAGATGGACGAGACCTACGCGGATCTGATCCGGCATCAGAGCGAGCTCGAAGAGAAGAACAGCGCCCTGGAGGATGCCCAGCAGTTCATCGCGAGCGTGCTGGCCTCCATGACGGATGTCCTGATCGTGTGCGACGTCCAGGGGCGCATCCAACAGGTCAACCGCGCATTGGAAACGTTGACGGGTTGGAGCGAGGCCGATCTGCGCGGGCGACCCTTCCTGGCCCTGCTCGCCGAGCACTGCCTGCCCATGGCCAGCAGCTTCGCGCAACAGATCCGCGCCGAGGCCATCCACGACTGCGAGCTTGCACTCAAGGGCGTGGACGAGGAGGTCCCGCTCGCGGTGAACTGCACCTCGCGGTACGACCACCGCGGACGTCTGGTCGGCATGGTCCTGATCGGTCGTCCGGTCGGCGAGCTCCGCCGTGCCTATCGCGACCTGGCCCAGGCACACGACGACCTCAAGCGCGCCCAGGGTCGCCTGGTGAACGCCGAGAAGATGGCTTCGCTTGGCCGGCTCGTCGCCGGCGTAGCGCATGAGCTGAACAACCCCATCAGCTTCGTCTATGGAAACGTGCATGCCCTCTCGCGCTATCGCGAGCGGCTGCTGCGCTATTGCGCGGCGGTCGACGCCTCCGGACCCTCCACCGAGCTGCAGGCGCTCAAGGCGGAGCTGCGCATCGAGCGGCTTCTGGCGGATCTCGATCCGCTGATCAAAGGCACGCTCGAAGGCGCCGAGCGCGTCCGCGACCTGGTGCAGGATCTGCGCTGCTTCTCATCCGGCCAGCAGGGCGAATCCACCCGCTTCGATCTTGTCCACCTGGTCCGTACGGCGGTGCATTGGGTGACCAAAGGCGAACGCAGGGAGATCGAGACGACGCTCGACCTCCCCGACACGGTGACGATCCAGGGACATCCGGGACAGATCCATCAGGTCCTCATGAACCTGGTCCAAAACGCACTCGACGCGATGCGGGACAACACGCAGCCACCGCGACTGTCGATCACCGCCGGACAGGAGGAGACGACCGCCTGGCTCAGCGTCCGGGACAACGGCCCCGGCATCGACGAGCAGGACCTGAGCCGCATCTTCGACCCCTTTTTCACGACCAAACCGGTCGGCCAGGGAACCGGACTGGGACTGTCGATCAGCTACAGCATCGTCGCCGACCATCGGGGCAACCTGACCGCCGAAAACCACCCGGATGGCGGCGCCGAATTCCGCCTGGAGCTGCCGCTGAGTCGCGACGCGATGCCCGAAACAGGGCCCAACCAAGATGCCCCTTAA
- a CDS encoding NADH-quinone oxidoreductase subunit B family protein codes for MNLLWLQSGGCGGCTLSLLGAEAPGLFETLGGAGIRVLWHPSLSEASGGEVLDLLARVETGEVALDLLCIEGALLRGPNGTGAFHRFAGTRTPMIDWVRRLAARAHYCLAIGTCAAFGGVTAGGSNPTDACGLQFEGTYRGGLLGTDYRSGAGLPVINVAGCPTHPDWVTETLMAIALEGLTTQDLDAYARPRMYADQLVHHGCPRNEFYEYKASARTPSDLGCLMEHLGCLGTQAHADCNTRLWNGSGSCTRGGYACINCTSPEFEEPGHAFAETPSLAGIPIGLPTDMPKAWFVALSSLAKAATPERLRKNAVSDHVAVPPTIRPTKLR; via the coding sequence ATGAACCTGTTATGGCTCCAGTCCGGCGGGTGCGGCGGCTGCACGCTCTCGCTGCTCGGCGCCGAGGCACCGGGCCTGTTCGAGACACTCGGCGGCGCCGGGATCCGTGTCCTCTGGCACCCCTCGCTGAGCGAGGCGAGCGGCGGCGAGGTGCTCGATCTGCTCGCCCGCGTCGAAACGGGCGAGGTGGCGTTGGACCTGCTCTGCATCGAAGGCGCGCTCCTGCGCGGACCGAACGGCACAGGCGCCTTTCACCGGTTTGCCGGCACCCGCACACCCATGATCGACTGGGTGAGGCGTCTGGCGGCCCGAGCGCACTACTGCCTCGCGATCGGCACCTGCGCCGCGTTCGGCGGGGTCACCGCCGGCGGCTCCAATCCCACGGATGCCTGCGGACTCCAGTTCGAGGGGACATACCGCGGCGGTCTGCTCGGCACCGACTATCGCTCCGGGGCCGGCTTGCCGGTGATCAATGTCGCCGGCTGTCCGACCCATCCCGACTGGGTCACCGAGACCCTCATGGCGATCGCCTTGGAGGGACTCACGACCCAAGACCTGGATGCCTACGCCCGCCCCCGGATGTACGCCGACCAATTGGTCCATCACGGCTGCCCACGCAACGAATTCTACGAATACAAGGCGAGCGCCCGCACACCGTCGGATCTCGGCTGTCTCATGGAGCATCTGGGCTGCCTCGGCACCCAGGCCCACGCCGACTGCAACACTCGACTCTGGAACGGCTCGGGCTCCTGCACGCGCGGCGGCTATGCCTGCATCAACTGCACCTCGCCCGAGTTCGAGGAACCGGGCCATGCCTTTGCGGAAACTCCCAGCCTCGCCGGCATCCCGATCGGCCTGCCGACCGACATGCCCAAGGCCTGGTTCGTTGCGCTCTCCTCGCTGGCGAAGGCCGCAACACCGGAGCGACTGCGCAAGAACGCCGTGTCGGACCATGTCGCGGTACCGCCGACGATTCGGCCGACAAAGTTGCGGTGA
- a CDS encoding nickel-dependent hydrogenase large subunit, whose translation MSTLTLGPFNRVEGDLEVQLEVTDGRVRKARVNSPLYRGFEQILQGKDPRDTLVITPRICGICSVSQSVAAAYALADAAGVAMPPNGELATNLILACENLADHLTHFYLFFMPDFARPVYADRPWYADTEMRFRALSGSAAGVVLPARAHFMHLMGLLAGKWPHSLSLQPGGTAKPVQAQERIRLLAILGAFRRFLERETFGDPLETLVALDSASALDAWAARDPGRGDLRRFLQIADDLGLARLGRATDRFMSYSAYPSGGDRLFRTGLWADTGPQPLDIASIAEDPSHSWMVGGDPLHPADGVTIPDAEKANAYSWCKAPRLAGGVIEVGALARQLIDGHPLIRDLVSESGGNVRNRVIARLLELARVLMAMEDWVKAIAPGEPFCEQTAIPDEAIGVGLVEAARGSLGHWLTIRRGRVLNYQIIAPTTWNFSPRDAAGVPGALEQALVGAEVRPGETTPVAVQHIVRSFDPCMVCTVH comes from the coding sequence ATGAGCACACTCACCTTGGGCCCGTTCAACCGCGTCGAGGGCGACCTGGAGGTTCAGCTCGAGGTCACCGACGGACGCGTGCGCAAGGCCCGCGTCAACTCGCCCCTTTATCGCGGCTTCGAGCAGATCCTCCAAGGCAAGGACCCGCGCGATACCCTGGTGATCACGCCGCGGATCTGCGGGATCTGCTCGGTCTCTCAGTCGGTGGCCGCGGCCTATGCGCTGGCGGACGCGGCCGGGGTCGCCATGCCGCCGAACGGCGAACTGGCCACCAACCTCATCCTCGCCTGCGAGAACCTGGCCGACCATCTGACCCATTTTTATCTGTTTTTCATGCCGGACTTCGCACGTCCGGTCTATGCCGACCGGCCTTGGTATGCGGACACCGAGATGCGCTTCCGGGCCCTAAGTGGCTCGGCAGCGGGAGTGGTCCTGCCGGCGCGCGCGCACTTCATGCATCTGATGGGCCTGCTCGCCGGCAAGTGGCCGCACAGCCTGAGTCTGCAACCGGGCGGAACCGCCAAGCCGGTGCAGGCGCAGGAGCGCATCCGATTGCTCGCCATCCTCGGTGCCTTCAGACGTTTTCTGGAGCGCGAGACCTTCGGCGATCCCTTGGAGACCCTCGTCGCGCTGGACAGTGCTAGCGCCCTCGACGCCTGGGCTGCACGCGACCCGGGCCGAGGCGACCTGCGCCGCTTCCTGCAGATCGCGGATGACCTCGGCTTGGCCCGTCTGGGACGCGCGACCGATCGCTTCATGAGCTACAGCGCTTACCCGAGCGGGGGCGACCGTCTTTTCCGAACCGGTCTTTGGGCCGACACGGGTCCGCAGCCTTTGGACATCGCGTCGATCGCCGAAGACCCGAGCCACAGCTGGATGGTCGGAGGCGACCCTTTGCATCCCGCCGACGGCGTGACCATCCCCGATGCGGAGAAGGCGAACGCCTACAGCTGGTGCAAGGCCCCGCGACTCGCGGGCGGGGTGATCGAGGTCGGCGCGCTGGCCCGTCAGCTCATCGACGGCCATCCCCTGATTCGCGACCTGGTGTCTGAATCCGGCGGGAATGTGCGGAATCGCGTCATCGCGAGACTACTCGAGCTTGCGCGTGTCCTGATGGCGATGGAGGACTGGGTCAAGGCAATCGCGCCGGGCGAGCCCTTCTGCGAGCAGACAGCAATCCCGGACGAGGCAATCGGCGTAGGACTGGTCGAGGCCGCCCGCGGCAGCCTGGGCCACTGGCTCACGATCCGCCGAGGTCGCGTCCTGAACTACCAGATCATCGCCCCTACCACCTGGAACTTCTCCCCGCGCGATGCCGCCGGCGTCCCGGGCGCCTTGGAGCAAGCCCTCGTCGGGGCTGAGGTGCGGCCGGGCGAGACCACACCGGTCGCCGTGCAACACATCGTGCGCTCGTTCGACCCCTGCATGGTCTGCACGGTCCACTGA
- the parA gene encoding ParA family partition ATPase translates to MSIVAVVGNKGGTGKTTLSLNLAAGLARRGSVVIVDADPQQSAYQWRLTGDENAALPAVVAAAFGLEKTVQALRDVHDHVVIDCPPSIKAPQTEHALRLADHALIPLQPSPMDLWATSHLARVIEKLRPENPRLRALIVMSQMEPRTTLSRLMPEAVAELDLPVARTSLQRRSIHRLCVLEGRSVFQAGRRGAAAAAEINDLIAEIFDHDDPDQNHA, encoded by the coding sequence ATGAGCATCGTCGCCGTCGTCGGCAACAAAGGCGGCACGGGCAAGACCACCTTGTCCTTGAATCTCGCCGCGGGACTGGCGCGGCGGGGATCGGTCGTCATCGTCGACGCCGATCCTCAGCAGTCCGCCTATCAATGGCGCCTGACCGGGGACGAGAACGCCGCGCTGCCTGCCGTGGTGGCCGCCGCCTTCGGGCTCGAGAAGACGGTTCAGGCCCTGCGCGATGTCCACGACCATGTCGTCATCGATTGTCCTCCGTCCATCAAGGCACCGCAGACCGAGCACGCACTGCGCCTCGCCGACCATGCGCTGATCCCGCTCCAGCCTTCGCCGATGGACCTCTGGGCAACCAGTCATCTCGCCCGCGTCATCGAAAAATTGCGCCCCGAGAACCCGCGACTGCGGGCCTTGATCGTGATGAGCCAGATGGAGCCGCGCACGACCCTCTCGCGCCTGATGCCCGAGGCCGTCGCCGAGCTGGACCTGCCGGTCGCCCGAACCTCCCTGCAGCGCCGCTCCATCCATCGTCTCTGCGTGCTCGAGGGGCGCAGCGTCTTCCAAGCAGGTCGTCGCGGTGCCGCCGCGGCGGCCGAGATCAACGACCTGATCGCGGAGATCTTCGACCATGACGACCCCGACCAAAACCACGCGTAA